The Streptomyces sp. NBC_00775 genome includes the window ATGGCCCGCGCGTCGATCCGCGAGGACCTGTACGCGGCCCACGCGGCGCTCACCGCCGACGTTCTGGCGGTGGGCAACGGCACCTCGACTCCCGAGCAGCGCTTCAAGGCCTGGGAGGAGAAGAACGCGGCGATCCTCGGCCGGGCCCGCACGACCCTGGAGGAGATCCAGGGCTCGGACTCGTTCGACCTGGCGAATCTCTCGGTGGCGATGCGGACCATGAGGACGCTGCTGAGGACGCATTCGTAGTTCGTACGTCTCGTATGTCTTGTACGTCTCGTACATCTCGTACGTCGATGGGGGCGCCCCCGGTCTTGATGGCCGGGGGCGCCCCCGTTTTCTTGTCGATCTCTGGGAGAAACCGAAGCTGGAATTTACCTATTACTGATAAAAGGGACAATTGTGACTGTGAATCTCTCCGAGGGGCGGGCCCGTGTGGGCCGCCAGGCCCCCGCGCCCCCTCAGACTCCCGCGCCCCGTCAGGCTCCCGCGTCGCCGACCGTCCCGCCCGTCACCCGTCCCGGAGTGCTCGCGCGGACCCGGCGGATCGCCCTCGAAGTGGCCAAGTTCGGGGTCGTCGGCGGCAGCGGAGTCGCGGTCAACTTTCTGGTCTTCAATCTTCTCCTGCATGGCCTGAAGTGGGCCCCGATGGCCGCCACGGTCATCGCCAGCTGTGTCGCCATGGCGACCAACTACCTCGGCTTCCGGTTCTTCGCGTACCGCGACCGGGCCTCGCGCACCCGGCGGCAGATCGCCCTGTTCTTCGTCTTCAGCGGCATCGGGGTCGTCATGGAGAGCGCGCTGTTCTACGTCGGCTACCACGGCCTGGGGATGAGCGGCCCGCTCGGCTCGAACC containing:
- a CDS encoding GtrA family protein; protein product: MNLSEGRARVGRQAPAPPQTPAPRQAPASPTVPPVTRPGVLARTRRIALEVAKFGVVGGSGVAVNFLVFNLLLHGLKWAPMAATVIASCVAMATNYLGFRFFAYRDRASRTRRQIALFFVFSGIGVVMESALFYVGYHGLGMSGPLGSNLAKAVSIVLASAFRFLVYRTWVFEQAKHGR